One Silene latifolia isolate original U9 population chromosome 4, ASM4854445v1, whole genome shotgun sequence DNA segment encodes these proteins:
- the LOC141652610 gene encoding E3 ubiquitin-protein ligase BOI-like, whose translation MLGGDSNYQFLGPMDNFRVPNNPNIVPPMQFDDVLAGCNVGMMNMGGNQNASLNHLPMKPSKYAPFSPHKLPVTLNDGIGQDEGGQCRSIWNQLLVSTGLKLSYGDNEPNSSTSSTGETTMVNPSHHSNLQMKLARQSDELDQYIRMQSENIRKGIGELNHRHTTSLLHALKKDIIFRIREKDAEIENLNHKNKELIDKLRQLEVAAQSWQYKAQQNEFLVNALRTHITQVFRQGAANVSEGYDENIQDDAVSSSNLPPSVPKHEPVNCKSCKGKEVSVLMLPCRHLCLCTDCEVLIEVCPVCRVKKTGTLQVYM comes from the exons ATGCTTGGTGGCGATTCAAATTATCAGTTTCTTGGCCCCATGGATAATTTCAGGGTACCAAACAATCCAAACATAGTCCCACCTATGCAATTTGATGATG TTCTTGCTGGCTGTAATGTTGGTATGATGAATATGGGCGGAAACCAGAATGCCTCCTTGAACCATCTACCGATGAAACCAAGTAAATATGCTCCATTCAGTCCGCACAAGCTGCCTGTTACCTTAAATGACGGTATTGGCCAGGATGAAGGCGGGCAATGCAGAAGCATATGGAATCAACTCTTGGTGTCAACTGGTCTTAAGCTTTCATATGGAGATAACGAGCCTAATTCGTCCACCTCATCTACTGGCGAGACCACTATGGTTAATCCTTCTCACCACAGCAATCTGCAAATGAAACTTGCACGACAGAGCGATGAACTTGATCAGTACATCAGAATGCAG TCGGAAAATATCAGGAAGGGCATTGGAGAGCTGAATCATCGTCACACAACGTCTCTATTGCATGCTCTGAAGAAAGACATAATTTTCAGAATACGTGAGAAAGACGCAGAGATAGAGAACTTGAACCATAAGAACAAGGAGTTGATAGACAAATTAAGGCAGCTTGAGGTAGCAGCGCAGTCGTGGCAGTACAAAGCTCAACAAAACGAGTTCTTGGTCAATGCCCTAAGGACCCACATTACTCAGGTCTTCCGACAAGGAGCTGCAAACGTTTCAGAAGGTTATGACGAGAACATTCAAGATGATGCTGTTTCTTCTTCCAATCTCCCGCCTTCTGTCCCCAAGCATGAGCCAGTGAATTGCAAGTCGTGCAAGGGTAAGGAGGTTTCGGTTCTTATGTTGCCTTGTCGACATTTGTGTCTTTGTACAGATTGCGAGGTGCTCATAGAGGTTTGCCCTGTTTGTCGGGTGAAGAAGACTGGAACTCTGCAAGTATACATGTAA
- the LOC141653925 gene encoding chaperone protein ClpB1-like has product MDTEKFRVKTEVEKLREKDTIKVSYKKPWGVMSWIKAGVKKLRGKDSKNTLKTYGYDLLEMAEKLDPVIGRDDEITSVIRILISLRIMNNPILIGEPGVGKTAIVEGLAKRIVSGDVPSNIANVKLIALDFASLLSGAKHLSEFETRLNDVRKGIEKGKVILFIDNFDLIFTQGFMNGGVLLEWILARDQVQCIGATTVEKYRKHLENDVTFRKRFEKVFVAEPTVPDTISILRGIKQKCEDWYGVQIQDGALVIAAQLSGLYIINRRLPEKAVDLVCQACAEESQLKTVGPDQIAKVVSKWTGLPVSFLLRGDDKQYLIGLGDRLKQRVVGQDRAVEEIAEALLILGLRAKLGRQPMSFLLLGEPGVGKTELAKALAEELFGGGDRLVKINLSYKIENQYFKARLIGDVSGYPTRTYEAVRRRPCVILIDKVEEADSAMFSILLRVLEEGRLTDSQRRNVDFRDTLVIITSSIGAHHLSSGMGSIEAAREKVVNEVRTLFKCRLLNGLNKIVVFDPLSRDQLKSVARLQFKDVAKRLAEKGIALAVTDAALDLVSDKCYVDGARKMERWIETNVVTELAKMSLRDEIDENSTVYIDVGIDGLTYQVDKIGGIVDLSTAQRVDILIQIPNRHKADSAIQTVKTT; this is encoded by the exons ATGGATACCGAAAAGTTTCGGGTTAAGACGGAGGTTGAGAAGCTTAGAGAAAAAGACACTATAAAAGTTTCCTATAAGAAGCCCTGGGGGGTTATGTCTTGGATTAAGGCGGGGGTTAAGAAGCTTCGAGGAAAAGACAGTAAAAATACGCTGAAGACATATGGTTATGATTTGCTTGAGATGGCCGAGAAGCTAGACCCGGTTATTGGCCGTGATGACGAGATAACGAGCGTGATTCGTATATTAATATCGCTAAGAATTATGAATAACCCGATTTTGATTGGGGAACCGGGTGTGGGTAAAACCGCAATAGTTGAAGGTCTAGCTAAAAGAATTGTGAGTGGTGATGTTCCTAGTAATATCGCGAATGTGAAGCTTATAGCATTGGATTTCGCGAGTTTATTGTCTGGAGCcaagcatttgagtgaatttgagacgagaCTGAATGACGTGCGGAAAGGAATTGAAAAAGGAAAGGTCATATTGTTTATCGAtaattttgatttgatttttacaCAAGGTTTTATGAATGGGGGCGTCTTGTTGGAGTGGATTCTTGCTCGAGACCAGGTTCAATGTATCGGAGCGACCACTGTTGAAAAGTATCGGAAACATTTGGAAAATGATGTTACATTTAGGAAGCGGTTCGAGAAGGTTTTTGTGGCCGAACCTACTGTTCCTGATACAATAAGCATTCTTCGAGGGATAAAACAGAAATGTGAAGACTGGTATGGTGTTCAAATCCAAGACGGAGCTTTGGTCATCGCTGCCCAATTGTCTGGTTTGTATATCATTAATCGGCGTCTGCCTGAAAAAGCCGTTGATTTGGTGTGTCAAGCTTGTGCAGAGGAGAGTCAACTTAAAACTGTGGGACCGGATCAAATAGCTAAAGTTGTGAGTAAATGGACCGGTTTACCGGTTAGCTTCCTCCTGCGAGGAGATGATAAACAATACTTGATTGGGCTAGGTGACAGACTGAAACAAAGAGTGGTGGGCCAGGACCGTGCAGTCGAGGAGATTGCAGAGGCGTTGTTGATTTTGGGATTGAGAGCAAAATTAGGGAGACAACCAATGTCATTCTTGTTATTGGGTGAACCTGGTGTCGGGAAAACCGAGCTAGCAAAGGCCCTCGCCGAGGAACTATTTGGTGGCGGGGATCGTCTGGTGAAGATTAATTTGTCATATAAAATAGAGAATCAGTACTTTAAGGCCCGGTTGATTGGGGATGTATCGGGTTATCCTACCCGCACCTACGAAGCTGTCAGAAGGCGACCTTGCGTAATTTTGATTGATAAGGTGGAGGAAGCAGACAGTGCCATGTTCAGCATTCTTCTAAGAGTACTTGAAGAAGGAAGATTGACAGATAGCCAAAGACGAAATGTCGATTTCAGGGACACATTGGTCATTATAACTTCTAGTATCGGAGCTCACCATCTTTCATCCGGCATGGGTTCAATCGAAGCAGCACGTGAGAAAGTCGTCAATGAG GTGAGAACGCTGTTCAAGTGCAGGCTTCTGAACGGCTTGAACAAGATAGTAGTGTTTGATCCTCTTTCGCGTGACCAACTAAAAAGTGTTGCCAGGCTGCAATTTAAAGATGTGGCAAAACGTCTTGCCGAGAAGGGTATTGCTTTGGCTGTTACAGATGCTGCTCTTGATCTTGTTTCGGACAAATGTTAT GTTGATGGCGCAAGGAAAATGGAGAGGTGGATAGAGACGAACGTGGTGACAGAACTTGCAAAGATGTCGCTGAGGGATGAAATCGATGAGAACTCAACAGTGTACATTGATGTAGGAATAGATGGTCTGACGTATCAGGTGGACAAAATTGGGGGCATTGTGGATCTCAGCACGGCGCAGAGAGTGGATATCCTGATCCAGATTCCAAACAGACACAAAGCGGATTCTGCAATTCAGACTGTCAAAACAACCTAA
- the LOC141652609 gene encoding phosphoenolpyruvate/phosphate translocator 1, chloroplastic-like, producing the protein MQSTAFSLSPSTPLLKPLRSSNPNPNSSLRLPSAVNFSRFSANSAFSSHRLSAVNGDYGFNLNRRSESNFDGLISLPTLKKSPSKIDDVAVVRASVPENAGGADGEVAKPAVAVNRTLELGILFGAWYLFNIYFNIYNKQVLKAFHYPMTVTMVQFAVGSVFVILMWMFNLYKKPKVSGAQLLAILPLAVVHTLGNLFTNMSLGKVAVSFTHTIKAMEPFFSVLLSVLFLGERPTPWVILALLPIVGGVSLASMTEASFNWAGFWSAMASNVTNQSRNVLSKKLMVKKEESLDNITLFSIITIMSFFLLTPAALFTEGVKFTPTYLEAAGINVKQIYVRSLVAALCFHAYQQVSYMILQRVSPITHSVGNCVKRVVVIVSSVIFFRTPVSPINALGTGIGLAGVFLYSRVKGIKAKPKEA; encoded by the exons ATGCAGAGCACAGCTTTCTCTCTTTCTCCGTCCACTCCTCTCCTTAAACCTCTCCGTTcctctaaccctaaccctaattcctCTCTCCGTCTTCCTTCCGCCGTCAATTTCTCTCGTTTCTCCGCAAACTCCGCATTCTCATCTCACCGTTTATCCGCCGTTAATGGAGATTATGGATTCAATCTCAACCGTCGATCGGAATCGAATTTTGATGGATTGATCTCGTTGCCGACATTGAAGAAATCGCCGTCGAAGATCGATGACGTGGCGGTGGTTAGGGCGTCGGTGCCGGAGAATGCTGGTGGTGCTGATGGTGAGGTCGCGAAACCGGCTGTAGCTGTTAATCGAACTTTGGAATTAGGGATTTTGTTTGGTGCTTGGTATTTGTTTAACATCTACTTCAACATTTACAACAAACAG GTTCTGAAGGCATTTCATTACCCCATGACTGTCACTATGGTGCAGTTTGCCGTTGGGTCAGTCTTTGTGATCTTAATGTGGATGTTTAATCTCTACAAGAAACCTAAAGTTAGCGGCGCGCAG CTACTTGCTATCCTGCCATTAGCGGTTGTGCACACGCTAGGAAACCTTTTCACCAACATGAGTCTTGGAAAGGTGGCTGTATCTTTTACTCACACGATTAAAGCTATGGAGCCATTTTTTTCAGTGCTCCTTTCAGTCCTCTTTCTAGGCGAG AGACCTACTCCGTGGGTTATACTTGCATTGCTTCCCATTGTTGGAGGAGTGTCGCTTGCATCTATGACAGAGGCCTCGTTTAACTG GGCTGGATTCTGGAGTGCAATGGCTTCCAATGTGACAAATCAATCTCGTAACGTCCTTAGCAAGAAGCTCATGGTGAAGAAAGAG GAATCACTGGACAATATCACCCTCTTTTCCATTATTACGATTATGTCATTTTTCTTGTTAACTCCAGCAGCTCTGTTCACAGAAGGTGTCAAGTTTACCCCTACATATCTAGAAGCTGCT GGAATAAATGTGAAACAGATATATGTAAGGTCCTTGGTGGCTGCTCTCTGCTTCCATGCTTACCAGCAG GTGTCTTACATGATTTTGCAAAGGGTTTCTCCAATCACTCATTCCGTTGGTAATTGTGTGAAGAGGGTTGTCGTCATTGTTAGCTCTGTAATTTTCTTCAGGACACCAGTATCACCTATCAATGCTTTGG GCACCGGGATAGGACTTGCCGGAGTATTCTTGTATTCCAGGGTGAAGGGTATCAAAGCAAAGCCAAAAGAAGCTTAG